The following coding sequences lie in one Rutidosis leptorrhynchoides isolate AG116_Rl617_1_P2 chromosome 6, CSIRO_AGI_Rlap_v1, whole genome shotgun sequence genomic window:
- the LOC139852799 gene encoding photosystem I reaction center subunit IV, chloroplastic-like: protein MATSNMAATASFLPVFASNTNASSSRTTSTVSFFNINTNKSLRKQLVIVRAEGEATEPAATTTTTTDEPIAEGAEKAAAKAAKPPPIGPKRGTKVRILRKESYWYKGVGSVVTVDQDPKTRYPVVVRFNKVNYANVSTNNYALDEIEEVA from the exons ATGGCCACATCCAACATGGCAGCTACTGCTAGTTTTCTACCTGTTTTTGCATCAAACACAAATGCATCATCTTCAAGAACAACAAGTACTGTTTCATtttttaacattaatactaataagaGTTTAAGAAAGCAGTTGGTTATTGTAAGGGCAGAAGGAGAAGCTACAGAACCGGCTgcaaccaccaccacaaccaccgaTGAACCGATAGCAGAGGGTGCTGAGAAGGCAGCCGCTAAGGCTGCTAAGCCACCACCAATTGGTCCTAAAAGGGGTACCAAG GTGAGGATTCTACGAAAGGAGTCGTATTGGTATAAAGGTGTTGGATCGGTTGTAACCGTTGATCAG GATCCAAAGACGCGATATCCAGTGGTGGTCCGGTTCAACAAAGTGAACTATGCAAATGTATCAACAAACAACTATGCGTTAGATGAGATTGAAGAAGTTGCATAA
- the LOC139855216 gene encoding uncharacterized protein: protein MEFLAASLDLLFDSTLSEEAEESPPRRNRVQRNPRRFINRDREAAGLLLWNDYFSQNPTYPDNVFKRRFQMRKYLFLRIKDGILNHSYTNNAPKHFVFFQQRLDALGRLGFTTYQKIICALRQLTYGTSADIFDEYIKMAEKTRYVCLNNFCKCIIDLYGREYLRKPTATDVARLYSTHEEKHGFKGMLGSIDCMHWAWKNCPVGWKCQYTRGDHGHPTIMLEAVASYDMWIWHSFFGMAGSNNDINVLNHSPLFDSLKKDTTAPSSFEVNGHVYPFGYYLADGIYPDWTTLIKGYSTPIDEPRVKFTRFQASARKDVERTFGVLQGRFAILKTPA, encoded by the coding sequence atggagTTTTTAGCCGCTAGTCTAGATTTGCTATTCGATAGCACCTTGTCCGAAGAAGCGGAGGAAAGTCCACCTAGAAGAAATCGGGTGCAACGGAACCCACGACGTTTTATTAATAGAGATCGTGAAGCTGCGGGTCTCCTTTTGTGGAACGACTACTTTTCGCAAAATCCGACGTATCCAGACAACGTTTTCAAGAGACGATTTCAGATGCGAAAATATTTATTTCTACGTATCAAAGACGGTATTCTCAATCACTCTTATACTAATAATGCTCCTAAACACTTTGTATTTTTCCAACAACGTCTGGATGCACTCGGACGTCTTGGTTTTACGACGTATCAAAAAATAATTTGTGCGTTACGCCAGTTGACGTATGGAACATCCGCTGATATTTTTGATGAATATATAAAAATGGCGGAGAAAACGAGATATGTTTGCTTAAATAATTTTTGCAAGTGTATAATTGATTTATATGGCCGAGAATATTTGCGGAAGCCGACGGCAACTGACGTTGCTCGGTTGTATTCGACGCACGAGGAGAAACATGGTTTTAAAGGAATGTTGGGTAGTATTGACTGTATGCATTGGGCTTGGAAAAATTGTCCCGTTGGATGGAAATGTCAGTATACTAGAGGTGATCACGGTCACCCTACGATAATGCTTGAAGCGGTTGCTTCATACGATATGTGGATATGGCATTCATTTTTTGGGATGGCTGGTTCAAACAACGACATAAATGTTTTGAATCACTCTCCGTTGTTTGATTCACTAAAAAAGGATACAACTGCACCATCTTCGTTTGAAGTAAACGGACACGTGTATCCATTTGGTTACTACTTAGCGGACGGGATATATCCTGATTGGACAACGTTAATAAAGGGATACTCGACGCCTATTGATGAGCCACGAGTCAAATTTACTAGATTTCAAGCGAGTGCTCGAAAGGACGTTGAGCGTACATTTGGTGTTTTACAAGGTAGGTTTGCAATTTTGAAAACTCCGGCATGA